CATCGAAAGATAAGGCAAAGATATTTTAAATTTCTCTTTAACTTTTTCTCTTAATTCATAAAGAAGACGGAAAGATTTTCGTGAATTTTCCTTATTTTCAATTGCACTAACCGGACCCAAAGTCATCAATCCTTCTAATTTCAAATGGGGTTGATTTAAAACATACTCTACTAATTTATCCAAATCTTCCGGAGATATACCAAATTTAGTATCTTCAAAAGATGTATTGACCTGAATAAATACCCGCATAATTTTATCTTCTTTCTTACACACTTTCTCTAACTCATCCACCAACTCAACCCTATCCACTGATTGAACACAAGAAAAATATTTAACTACCTTTTTAACCTTATTAGTCTGTAAATGACCAACAAAATGCCATTCAATATTTTTAAACTGATTATTAATCAAAGAAATTTTCTTAATCGCTTCCTGAACCCGATTCTCCCCAATTTTATTTAAACCACAATTTATTGCCTCTTTTATTCTTTCTATATCTACTCCCTTGCTAATCGCTACTATCTCTATCTCTTCTTTTTTTCTGCCAATCTTATTACAAACCTCCTCAATTCTTTGCCAGAGATTTTCAATATTTTTTCTTATATCTAGCATAAATATAATATAAACAAATCTTACCTATTTTCAAGATGATGAGAAGAAGGTTAAAAAATAAAATTAAAAAGATGTAAAGAAAAATTATTTTATTAAATTTGACTTTTTATTTTATTTTAGTATAATTATTTTAGAATATAAAGTTAATGTAATGGTCCGATTATTCCAGAATATTTTTTTGTATGGAAAAAAAGGAAGAAAATTTAATTAAAATTTCTGTCCCTTTTAAAGGAATTGACCCAATAAAACTTCTTGGTTTTCAAGATGAATATCTTAATTATATTTCTCGTTTTTTTGGTTCTCAAATTATTGCCCGAAAAGATCGAATAAGAATATTAGGACCAAAAGAGGAAGTTTATAAAGTTCGCGAATTATTTCTAAATTTAATGAAACATATTAAAAAAAATAATTTTATCACCAAAGAATTAATCAATGAAGAAATCAAATTGGTTAAAGGAGAAAAAGAATTAACTGAAGAAATCAAAGAGAAACCAAAAGAAAAAATGAAAAGCGATTATGCAATTGCCACTCCTAAAAAAATCATTGTTCCACAAACTAAACATCAAGAAGAATATTTGAAAGCCATTGACGAGGCTGAAGTAGTAATTTGTATTGGACCAGCCGGAACCGGTAAAACTTATTTAGCCGTCGCCAAAGCCGTATCTTATCTTTTGAATGGAAAAGTGGCAAGGATAATTTTAACTCGACCAGCGGTAGAAGCCGGCGAACAATTAGGTTATCTACCAGGTGATTTTAAAGAAAAAGTCGCCCCTTATCTAAGACCTCTTTACGATGCTCTTTATGACATGATACCTATTGAAAAAGTAAAAAGAATGATCGAAGAAGAAATCATTGAAATTGCTCCTTTGGCCTATATGCGAGGAAGAACTCTCTCAGATGCTTTTATCATATTAGATGAGGGACAAAACACCACCAAAACACAAATGAAAATGTTTCTCACTCGTTTAGGTTGGAATTCAAAAGCGGTAGTCACTGGTGATATTACTCAAATTGATCTAAGTTCTAAATATACTTCGGGACTTATTGATTGTGAAAAAAGATTAAAAAATATTGAAGGAATAAAAATTATTTATTTTGATAAAGAAGATGTTACCCGACCAGCAATTGTCTCCCAAATTATTAAAGCCTACGAAGAGGAAGGTTAAAGTAAATATTTTTGGTGTAAAAAATCCAAACTTAAAAAAAGAAATAAATCAAATAATTAATAGGGTTTTAAAAGAAGAAAAAGCAAAAATTACAGAATTGAATGTGATTTGCTGCGACGATCAATATATTAAGAAATTAAATAAGAGATTTTTAAAAAGAAATTATCCGACCGATGTCCTATCTTTTAATTTTAATGGTGATTTTTTGGGAGAAATCTATGTTTCTAAAAACCAAGCATTAAAACAAGCAAAGAAAGATAAAGTAAAATATAGTTATCGTTTGAAATATTTAATCCTTCACGGACTTTTTCATCTTTTGTCTTATTCTCACTCACAAATGGAAAAATTGATTACAAAATATTTATAAATGGTTTACCTGATAATAACCGTCCTTATCATGCTATTATTATCGGCTCTCTTCTCGGCATCAGAAATTGCTTATTTTTCTCTTACTCCCAAGGATTTTAAAAAGTTAAAAATAGAAGAACTTAAAAAAAATGAACATTCTTTTCTTTTGACTATTCTATTGGCTAACTTATTAGCCAATATTTCTTTTGCTTCATTAACGACTCTCTTAAGTATTAATCTTTTTTTTAACAAAATTTCTTATTCTCTTCTTTTAACTTTAACTTCGATAATTGCTACCATTATTATTCTTTTTTTTGGCGAAATCATCCCCAAAATTTATGCTCACAACTTCCCTCTTAAAATTGGTGGTTTAATTCTTCCCTATTTTAAAAAAATATCTTCTTTCTTTCATCCTTTAAGCCAATATTTTCAAAGAATATTTCTCTTCCATTTTCTTCCTCACGGTGAGCCTTTCCCTAATAAAGAAGAATTAAAAGCCCTGATTAATTTTGGTGTGGAAAATAAAGAACTCACTGAAGAAGAAAGCGAAATTCTTTATAACTTAATTGAATTAGAAGAAAGAAGAGTAAACGAAATTATGACTCCTCGCAATAAAATATTTGCTCTTGATAAAGAATTGTCAATAAAAGAAGCCCTAGAAAAAATTAAAGAAAATCCTAAATCAAGAATTCCTATTTATCAAGATAATATTGATAACATTATCGGCGTAGTATATTTAAAAGATATTTTAGAATTAGCCCTATCCTACCATTTTGAGCCTCCTAAGGAAATAAAGTTGGAACAGATCAAAAAACCAATAAGTTTTGTTTCGGAAATCCAAAGATTGCCAATAATTTTTGAGGAATTAAGAAAAAAAGGTTCTCACATTGCCTTAGTTATTGACGAATTTGGTCAAATTTCTGGATTAGTAACTTTAGAGGATTTTTTAGAGGCTCTTTTCGGAGAAATAAAAGATGAGTATGATTTACAAGAAGAATTACCTTATTTAAAAATAGACGAGAATAGTTATTTAGTTAGCGGAGAGATCGATTTGGTAACAATTAATCGACTAACTAATGACGCTTTAAAAGATATTGATTTTCCTCGTCTCTCGGCTTATCTTACTGAAAAATTAGGTAGGCTGCCCCAAGTAGGCGATGTTGTAAGAGAAAAGAATTTATTGTTTGAAATAAAAGAGATTAAAGAAAGAAAAATTGAAAAGGTTTTATTAAAAATTTTATAATGGAATTTTTATTAGCCACTCTCTTTCTATTATTTCAAGGAATTTTAAGCGGTACCGAAACAGCGATTATTCGCGCTAATTGGTTAAGATTAAAATTGAAAGCAAAAGAAAAGGGAATAAGCGAAAGAAAAATAAAATTTTTAGAAAATAAAGAAGAAAATTTAATTGTTACTTTAATTGGTACCAACCTTTTTGTTATTTTTGCTGCTTCTTTTTATTCTAGTTTCTTTATCCACAATTTTGGAAAAAATTTCGTCTCTCTTTCAATCATTTTTTCTACGGTTCTTTCCTTTTTTATTGGAGAATTTTTGCCTAAAGCCATCGCAGGTAGTCATCCAGAAATTTGGTTGTTAATTTTTTCCTCCTTCTATCGCTTTTTTTATTTTCTTTTTCAAATATTTGGTCAGCCAATTTACTTTTTGCTAAAACTCATTTTTTTACCCTTACTAAAAAAGAAAAAAAGTATCTCTCTTTTGCGAAGGGATTTATTAAACTATCTTCGAGAATTTAAAAAAAGTAAGTTTATTGCTCAACAGGTATTAGAAGCCAAAAACATGAAAGTTAAGGAAATAATGATACCTATCGAATTAGCCGTTGCCCTACCAATTGATAGTGATCTTACTAAAATTGCTGACACAATAAAAAAATATCGCTATTCCCGCTATCCAATATATCAAGGAACAAAAAATAATCTCATTAAAATAATCACTTTAAAGGATTTATTATTTTTTCCAGAAATTCGATATCGATTACCTCTATTTGTAGAAGAAAATCACAACATTATCGAAGTTTTTTCTCTAATGAGAAAAAAGGGAGAACATTTAGCAGTAGTGGTTGACAAAAACAAAAAAGCAGTGGGAATTATAACTTTGGAAGACATTATAGAAGAAATGGTTGGGGAAATCAGAAGAGAAGGTTAATGGCGATTCTCAAAAAAGGAAAAGGAATTATTCTTTTAAGAAAAAATTTCCGCTCCGCCAGTAAAATTATTGATTTTTATTCTCAGGAATATGGTCGTTTGCTTTTATTAGCAAAGGGGGTTCGGGAAGGGAAAAACTATTTAAACGGTTCTTTAGAACCCCTTAATTATTGTGAAATAGTTTT
The window above is part of the candidate division WOR-3 bacterium genome. Proteins encoded here:
- a CDS encoding YggS family pyridoxal phosphate-dependent enzyme, translating into MLDIRKNIENLWQRIEEVCNKIGRKKEEIEIVAISKGVDIERIKEAINCGLNKIGENRVQEAIKKISLINNQFKNIEWHFVGHLQTNKVKKVVKYFSCVQSVDRVELVDELEKVCKKEDKIMRVFIQVNTSFEDTKFGISPEDLDKLVEYVLNQPHLKLEGLMTLGPVSAIENKENSRKSFRLLYELREKVKEKFKISLPYLSMGMSSDFEVAIEEGANIIRIGTLIFGPRNQ
- a CDS encoding PhoH family protein; the protein is MEKKEENLIKISVPFKGIDPIKLLGFQDEYLNYISRFFGSQIIARKDRIRILGPKEEVYKVRELFLNLMKHIKKNNFITKELINEEIKLVKGEKELTEEIKEKPKEKMKSDYAIATPKKIIVPQTKHQEEYLKAIDEAEVVICIGPAGTGKTYLAVAKAVSYLLNGKVARIILTRPAVEAGEQLGYLPGDFKEKVAPYLRPLYDALYDMIPIEKVKRMIEEEIIEIAPLAYMRGRTLSDAFIILDEGQNTTKTQMKMFLTRLGWNSKAVVTGDITQIDLSSKYTSGLIDCEKRLKNIEGIKIIYFDKEDVTRPAIVSQIIKAYEEEG
- the ybeY gene encoding rRNA maturation RNase YbeY: MLPDQQLSPKLLKPTKRKVKVNIFGVKNPNLKKEINQIINRVLKEEKAKITELNVICCDDQYIKKLNKRFLKRNYPTDVLSFNFNGDFLGEIYVSKNQALKQAKKDKVKYSYRLKYLILHGLFHLLSYSHSQMEKLITKYL
- a CDS encoding hemolysin family protein, producing MVYLIITVLIMLLLSALFSASEIAYFSLTPKDFKKLKIEELKKNEHSFLLTILLANLLANISFASLTTLLSINLFFNKISYSLLLTLTSIIATIIILFFGEIIPKIYAHNFPLKIGGLILPYFKKISSFFHPLSQYFQRIFLFHFLPHGEPFPNKEELKALINFGVENKELTEEESEILYNLIELEERRVNEIMTPRNKIFALDKELSIKEALEKIKENPKSRIPIYQDNIDNIIGVVYLKDILELALSYHFEPPKEIKLEQIKKPISFVSEIQRLPIIFEELRKKGSHIALVIDEFGQISGLVTLEDFLEALFGEIKDEYDLQEELPYLKIDENSYLVSGEIDLVTINRLTNDALKDIDFPRLSAYLTEKLGRLPQVGDVVREKNLLFEIKEIKERKIEKVLLKIL
- a CDS encoding CNNM domain-containing protein; the protein is MEFLLATLFLLFQGILSGTETAIIRANWLRLKLKAKEKGISERKIKFLENKEENLIVTLIGTNLFVIFAASFYSSFFIHNFGKNFVSLSIIFSTVLSFFIGEFLPKAIAGSHPEIWLLIFSSFYRFFYFLFQIFGQPIYFLLKLIFLPLLKKKKSISLLRRDLLNYLREFKKSKFIAQQVLEAKNMKVKEIMIPIELAVALPIDSDLTKIADTIKKYRYSRYPIYQGTKNNLIKIITLKDLLFFPEIRYRLPLFVEENHNIIEVFSLMRKKGEHLAVVVDKNKKAVGIITLEDIIEEMVGEIRREG